From one Methanocella sp. genomic stretch:
- a CDS encoding CDP-alcohol phosphatidyltransferase family protein yields MVNITKYRDQLIHYIDPVARIFARLGLTPNQLTLISLLFGIASAMLYGFQHVYLAAGMLLLSGLFDFIDGGVARINNKASSFGAAIDWIIDKYVDCLVLLGIGLGGLADMRIVAIAVFGSMINTFIKPVTYAEIGYDKKEDGKIKDPLEGVGIFGRPETAITLIVLSLFNQLYWAIVIVAVMTNFSALQRIIYLYTHMRQRDRL; encoded by the coding sequence ATGGTGAACATAACGAAGTACCGGGACCAGCTCATACATTACATCGACCCCGTCGCCCGGATATTTGCCCGGCTGGGGCTCACCCCGAATCAGCTCACGCTCATCTCGCTACTGTTCGGCATCGCATCGGCGATGCTCTACGGCTTCCAGCACGTGTATCTGGCCGCGGGCATGCTCCTCCTGTCGGGCCTGTTCGACTTCATCGACGGCGGCGTGGCACGCATAAATAATAAAGCGTCGTCATTCGGCGCGGCAATCGACTGGATCATCGATAAGTACGTCGATTGTTTGGTCCTTTTGGGTATCGGGCTCGGGGGACTGGCTGACATGAGGATCGTCGCCATCGCCGTGTTCGGATCGATGATCAACACGTTCATCAAGCCGGTAACATACGCCGAAATAGGCTATGATAAGAAGGAAGACGGCAAGATCAAGGACCCCCTCGAGGGCGTGGGCATCTTCGGGCGGCCCGAGACCGCCATCACCCTTATCGTGCTCTCTCTGTTTAACCAGCTCTACTGGGCCATCGTCATCGTCGCCGTCATGACCAATTTTTCGGCACTCCAGAGA
- a CDS encoding nicotinamide-nucleotide adenylyltransferase — MDTKKRGFYIGRFQPFHLGHRTVIEEIAKHVDELVIGIGSAQQSHTPENPFTAGERIMMISRSLEDLDLYYYVIPISDIYRNALWVAHVRSMTPPFTDVYSNNPLVSRLFHEAGYDVQYSPMYNRHEYSGTEIRRRMLAGEDWESLVPVEVVGVIQEIKGVERLKAVATNGDIEDVIDDRL; from the coding sequence ATGGACACGAAAAAGCGGGGCTTCTACATCGGCCGCTTCCAGCCGTTCCACCTGGGCCACCGGACCGTGATAGAGGAGATCGCGAAGCACGTGGACGAGCTGGTCATCGGCATTGGCAGCGCCCAGCAGAGCCATACGCCGGAGAATCCGTTCACGGCCGGCGAGCGCATCATGATGATATCGAGAAGCCTCGAGGACCTGGATCTTTACTATTACGTCATTCCCATCAGCGACATTTACCGTAACGCCCTCTGGGTGGCCCACGTCCGCTCCATGACCCCGCCGTTCACCGACGTATACTCTAACAATCCGCTCGTCTCAAGGCTGTTCCACGAGGCGGGCTACGATGTCCAGTATTCGCCCATGTACAACCGGCACGAGTATTCCGGCACGGAGATCCGGCGGCGAATGCTGGCCGGCGAAGACTGGGAGAGCCTCGTCCCGGTGGAGGTCGTGGGCGTCATCCAGGAAATAAAAGGCGTAGAGCGGCTCAAGGCCGTCGCGACGAATGGCGATATCGAGGACGTCATCGACGACAGGCTATAA
- a CDS encoding glycosyltransferase family 4 protein, protein MKILQATEHFLPDPGIERFVYELCRVLAGAGQSVTMLAGGQGRDLTLGGVRIRHASACPGYTFRSRITNMNSDTLAMHRQRPDLVHAHHFGSGYAASLLKKYDGTPYILTIHRMPPPGGQNRLYREMCRKALAGASAVIAVTDTIKDWIEMDFGMSSTVIHLSADAEKQDWGEAIQQYLGIYESALKA, encoded by the coding sequence TTGAAGATATTACAGGCCACTGAACACTTCCTGCCCGATCCCGGCATCGAGCGTTTCGTCTATGAGCTGTGCCGGGTGCTGGCGGGAGCGGGACAGAGCGTTACCATGCTAGCGGGCGGCCAGGGCCGGGACCTGACGCTGGGGGGCGTACGGATCAGGCACGCATCGGCCTGCCCGGGCTACACGTTCCGCTCCCGCATCACGAATATGAACTCGGACACGCTGGCGATGCACCGGCAGCGCCCGGACCTGGTGCATGCCCACCACTTCGGGAGCGGCTACGCCGCCTCGCTATTAAAAAAATACGACGGTACGCCGTACATATTAACTATTCATAGAATGCCGCCGCCCGGAGGGCAAAATCGCCTGTATCGGGAGATGTGCCGAAAAGCTCTGGCGGGCGCGTCCGCCGTCATTGCCGTCACGGACACGATTAAAGACTGGATAGAGATGGACTTTGGCATGAGCAGCACGGTGATACATCTTTCGGCGGACGCTGAAAAGCAGGATTGGGGCGAGGCCATACAGCAATATCTTGGCATTTATGAGAGCGCACTAAAAGCGTGA